In Janthinobacterium sp. B9-8, the genomic stretch ACTCTTCTAAAACGGCATCTGCAATCTCAAGAAAATCGTTGTAGGCCATAAAATCCCCCAAAACACAGGGATGGATCAGCAGCGTGGTTTCCAGCTTGGCTGGATCGGCTTCGGCTAGGGTTTCTAATTCTGTAATTAATGTCTCAATCAGCACATCAATATTGCGCGCCTCGCTGACGACATAGCGCACTTGTTTTTTAATATGCACTGCTTTAGCAAATGGGCAAAGATTTAAACCAATCACGGCTTTTTCTAGCCAGCGCTCGGTATCTAGAATAATTTGTTCTTTAAATGGATTCATATTTTTTATAAGGGGGGATATTTAACTGCATTTAAAACCATTTTTTGCCGAATTGCCCGTTCTAAATCAACATTTATCACATCGGCAAGCCTAATCATATAAAGCAATACATCGGCCATTTCCTGCTCAACAGCTTCGCGCTTTACCGCATCTAATTGCTGCGATTCCTCTGGTGTGTCCCATTGAAAATGCTCAACGAGTT encodes the following:
- a CDS encoding nucleotide pyrophosphohydrolase codes for the protein MDLNQLMLDVRQFAQDRDWERYHTPKNLCMAMSVEMAELVEHFQWDTPEESQQLDAVKREAVEQEMADVLLYMIRLADVINVDLERAIRQKMVLNAVKYPPL
- a CDS encoding DUF1415 domain-containing protein — translated: MNPFKEQIILDTERWLEKAVIGLNLCPFAKAVHIKKQVRYVVSEARNIDVLIETLITELETLAEADPAKLETTLLIHPCVLGDFMAYNDFLEIADAVLEELKLDGILQIASFHPQYQFEGSDIDDIDNYTNRSPYPTLHLLREDSIAKAVAVFPEADVIVDRNIATLRGMGLDGWKKLWL